One Devosia lacusdianchii genomic window carries:
- a CDS encoding class I SAM-dependent methyltransferase encodes MKPNAFGDHASSSYAEGPPRQVPGFASLHRMMSLLLAERVPADGRVLVLGAGGGLELKALAEAHSGWSFDGVDPSAAMLELARQASERHASRVQLHHGYIDVAPEGPFDGATSILTFHFIPREERLETLRQLRRRLLPGAPFILAHISFSQTEPERSQWIARHVAFSAAEGTSEAQLDSARQAIGTRLSILAPEEEEAMLAEAGFTDVSLFYAGLSFRGWVAYAE; translated from the coding sequence ATGAAGCCAAACGCCTTTGGCGACCACGCCTCCAGTTCCTATGCCGAGGGCCCGCCGCGCCAGGTTCCGGGCTTTGCGAGCCTGCACCGCATGATGTCGCTCCTGCTCGCGGAACGCGTGCCTGCCGATGGCCGCGTGCTGGTGCTGGGCGCCGGCGGTGGGCTGGAGCTGAAGGCTCTGGCCGAGGCGCATTCGGGTTGGAGCTTCGATGGCGTGGACCCCTCGGCCGCCATGTTGGAGCTGGCGCGGCAAGCGTCAGAACGGCATGCGAGCCGGGTACAACTCCATCACGGCTATATCGACGTCGCGCCGGAGGGTCCGTTCGACGGCGCCACGAGCATCCTGACCTTCCACTTCATCCCGCGCGAGGAGCGGCTGGAGACGCTGCGGCAGCTACGACGCCGGCTCCTGCCCGGCGCACCGTTCATCCTTGCCCATATCAGCTTTTCCCAGACCGAGCCGGAGCGCTCGCAGTGGATTGCCCGGCATGTCGCCTTTTCGGCCGCCGAGGGCACGAGCGAAGCGCAGTTGGACAGCGCGCGGCAGGCCATCGGGACCCGCCTTTCGATCCTGGCGCCCGAGGAGGAAGAGGCGATGCTGGCCGAAGCTGGCTTCACCGATGTCAGCCTGTTCTATGCGGGGCTCAGCTTCAGGGGGTGGGTGGCTTATGCCGAATGA
- the ubiE gene encoding bifunctional demethylmenaquinone methyltransferase/2-methoxy-6-polyprenyl-1,4-benzoquinol methylase UbiE — MSNAPETTHFGEQTVAMDDKQGLVNKVFRGVADRYDLMNDLMSGGVHRIWKDAMVADLAPPKGGSRPWRVLDMAGGTGDIAERIINASVGYAEVVVSDINSDMLRVGAERAKSWRYPAQASFVEANAEELPFEDKSFDAYTIAFGIRNVPRIQKALNEAHRVLKRGGRILVLEFSQVDVPGFDSMYKAFSDRLIPPMGRLVTGDAQPYQYLVESIRKFPNPPLFQSMLSEAGFKRVKHTPFTGNIAALFSGWKI, encoded by the coding sequence ATGAGCAACGCGCCAGAAACCACGCATTTCGGTGAGCAGACCGTGGCGATGGACGACAAGCAGGGCCTGGTCAACAAGGTGTTCCGCGGCGTCGCCGACCGCTACGACCTGATGAACGATCTGATGAGCGGCGGCGTCCATCGCATCTGGAAGGATGCCATGGTGGCCGACCTGGCGCCGCCCAAGGGCGGCTCGCGGCCCTGGCGCGTGCTCGACATGGCCGGGGGCACCGGCGACATTGCCGAGCGCATCATCAATGCCTCGGTCGGTTATGCCGAGGTCGTGGTCAGCGACATCAATTCGGACATGCTGCGCGTCGGCGCCGAGCGCGCCAAGAGCTGGCGCTATCCTGCTCAGGCCAGCTTCGTCGAAGCCAATGCCGAAGAGCTGCCCTTCGAAGACAAGAGCTTTGACGCCTATACGATTGCTTTTGGTATCCGCAACGTGCCGCGTATCCAGAAGGCGCTGAACGAGGCCCATCGCGTGCTGAAGCGTGGCGGACGCATCCTGGTGCTGGAATTTTCGCAGGTCGACGTGCCCGGCTTCGACAGTATGTACAAGGCGTTTTCGGACCGGCTGATCCCGCCCATGGGCAGGCTGGTTACCGGCGACGCGCAACCTTACCAGTATCTGGTAGAATCGATCCGCAAGTTCCCCAACCCACCCCTGTTCCAGTCGATGCTGTCCGAAGCCGGCTTCAAGCGGGTCAAGCATACGCCGTTCACCGGCAATATCGCGGCGCTGTTCTCCGGGTGGAAGATTTGA
- the fabB gene encoding beta-ketoacyl-ACP synthase I has protein sequence MRRVVVTGMGIISSIGNSLDEVTDSLRQSRPGIVFAQDYAELGFRSQVKGDPRLDPFEMLDRRVTRFMGRGAAWNYLAMQQAIADAGLEESDISNPMTGIVMGSGGSSTRTIVEAADTTRKNTSPKRIGPLAVPKAMGSTASATLATAFGIKGVNYSITAACATSKHCIGNGMEQIMLGKQDIVFAGGHEDLDWTLSNLFDAMGAMSSNFNETPEKASRCYDAARDGFVISGGAGVLVLEELEHAKARGARIWAELVGYGATSDGLDMVAPSGEGAARCMQMALRNVGGKVDYINPHATSTPVGDLKEIEAIRAVFGNANCPPISATKSLTGHSQGATGVHESIYSILMMKHRFIAASANIDNLDPVFADMPIIRQRRDDVDLGVVLSNSFGFGGTNAALVFKHPDA, from the coding sequence ATGAGACGAGTTGTCGTCACCGGCATGGGTATCATTTCCTCGATCGGCAATTCGCTGGACGAGGTCACGGACAGCCTGCGGCAGTCGAGGCCCGGCATCGTCTTTGCCCAGGACTATGCCGAGCTGGGTTTCCGCAGCCAGGTCAAGGGCGATCCACGCCTCGATCCGTTCGAGATGCTTGATCGCCGCGTCACCCGCTTCATGGGCCGCGGCGCCGCCTGGAACTACCTCGCCATGCAACAGGCTATTGCCGATGCCGGGCTTGAGGAAAGCGATATCTCCAACCCCATGACCGGCATCGTCATGGGCTCGGGCGGCAGCTCCACCCGCACCATCGTCGAAGCCGCCGACACCACCCGCAAGAATACCAGCCCCAAGCGCATCGGCCCGCTGGCCGTGCCCAAGGCCATGGGCTCGACCGCTTCGGCAACCTTGGCCACCGCCTTCGGCATCAAGGGCGTCAACTATTCCATCACCGCCGCCTGCGCGACATCCAAGCATTGCATCGGCAATGGCATGGAACAGATCATGCTGGGCAAGCAGGATATCGTCTTTGCCGGCGGTCACGAAGACCTCGACTGGACGCTGTCCAACCTGTTCGACGCCATGGGCGCCATGAGTTCCAACTTCAACGAGACGCCGGAAAAAGCGTCCCGCTGCTACGATGCTGCCCGCGACGGCTTCGTCATCTCCGGCGGCGCCGGTGTGCTGGTGCTCGAAGAACTGGAACACGCCAAGGCGCGTGGCGCCAGGATCTGGGCCGAACTGGTCGGCTATGGCGCCACCTCCGATGGTCTCGACATGGTTGCCCCCTCGGGCGAGGGCGCCGCACGCTGCATGCAGATGGCCCTGCGCAATGTCGGCGGCAAGGTCGACTACATCAATCCGCACGCCACCTCGACCCCCGTGGGCGATCTCAAGGAAATCGAGGCCATCCGCGCCGTCTTCGGCAATGCGAACTGTCCGCCCATCTCGGCGACCAAGTCACTGACCGGCCACAGCCAGGGCGCCACCGGCGTGCATGAATCGATCTATTCGATCCTGATGATGAAGCACCGCTTCATCGCCGCCAGCGCCAATATCGACAATCTCGATCCGGTGTTCGCGGACATGCCGATCATCCGCCAGCGCCGCGACGACGTCGATCTGGGCGTGGTGCTATCCAACTCGTTCGGCTTTGGCGGCACCAATGCCGCGCTGGTGTTCAAGCATCCGGATGCTTGA
- the fabA gene encoding 3-hydroxyacyl-[acyl-carrier-protein] dehydratase FabA: MAERQNAFGYEELLAHGRGELPGQMDARLPAPPMLMFDRITSIEAEGGAYGKGYVVAELDLHPDLWFFKCHFIGDPVMPGCLGLDALWQMTGFFLGWSGSPGRGRALGGEIKFTGQATVDKKLLEYRIDIKRHMRSPLPFGIATGTVKADGEVIYIAENLRVGLIPLATEDKSA, encoded by the coding sequence ATGGCCGAGCGGCAAAACGCATTTGGGTACGAAGAATTGCTGGCGCACGGCCGCGGCGAATTGCCGGGCCAGATGGACGCCCGCCTGCCCGCGCCCCCCATGCTGATGTTCGATCGCATCACCAGCATCGAGGCCGAGGGCGGTGCCTATGGCAAAGGCTATGTCGTGGCCGAACTCGACCTCCATCCCGACCTCTGGTTCTTCAAGTGCCATTTCATCGGCGATCCGGTGATGCCGGGCTGCCTGGGGCTCGATGCCCTGTGGCAGATGACGGGCTTCTTCCTCGGCTGGTCGGGCTCGCCGGGCCGTGGCCGCGCCCTGGGTGGCGAGATCAAGTTCACCGGCCAGGCCACGGTCGACAAGAAGCTCCTCGAATACCGCATCGACATTAAGCGGCACATGCGTTCGCCCTTGCCGTTCGGCATTGCCACAGGCACGGTCAAGGCCGATGGCGAGGTCATCTACATCGCCGAAAATCTGCGGGTTGGTCTCATTCCCCTGGCAACAGAGGACAAAAGCGCCTGA
- the ubiB gene encoding 2-polyprenylphenol 6-hydroxylase — protein MLISAYFRLIRAGYVLAREGALSIISTKGLPPALAPLRFGIWLGRLIERPSVRKTGHVERLNKALNLLGPTYVKFGQTLATRPDVVGPDIANDLAGLQDKMDPFDPALVPGILQAALEDKANELTELSPPIAAASIAQVHRARLKPASGLPRTVAVKILRPGVAHRFMSDIESFYAAARLADKLVKSTKRLRPIEVVETLDRSARLELDLRLEAAAISEMAENIKDDTGFVIPTVSWDHVAQNVLTTSWVEGIPIREHAALDAAGVDRKALASNLLQSFLRHAIRDGFFHADMHPGNLFADPRTGDVIAVDFGIMGRINRKERRFLADILYGFITRNYRLVAERHFDIGYVPKDQSVDDFALAIRSIGEPLHGRTASDISMARVLGQLFVITDLFNMQTRPELVLLQKSMVLVEGVARSLDPHLDIWTIAEPVVGDWLRKEAGPLGRIQDLQDHFKVAAEAAGRLPVIIAQAELALADYHANKHRRHDGLMRGAILALMGIAGLTLLAALWRLLSITSW, from the coding sequence GTGCTGATTTCCGCCTATTTCCGGCTGATCCGGGCCGGCTATGTGCTGGCGCGCGAGGGGGCTTTGTCGATCATTTCGACCAAGGGCCTGCCCCCGGCCCTGGCGCCATTGCGCTTCGGCATCTGGCTGGGCCGGCTGATCGAGCGGCCAAGTGTGCGCAAGACCGGGCATGTCGAGCGGCTCAACAAGGCGCTTAACCTGTTGGGGCCGACCTATGTGAAATTCGGCCAGACCCTGGCGACGCGGCCTGATGTGGTTGGGCCCGATATCGCCAATGACCTGGCAGGCCTGCAAGACAAGATGGATCCGTTCGATCCGGCGTTGGTGCCCGGGATCCTGCAGGCGGCGCTTGAGGATAAGGCAAACGAGCTGACCGAGCTCAGTCCGCCCATCGCCGCGGCGTCGATCGCCCAAGTGCACCGGGCCCGGCTCAAGCCTGCCAGCGGCCTGCCTCGAACCGTCGCGGTCAAGATCCTGCGGCCCGGCGTGGCGCACCGCTTCATGTCCGATATCGAGAGCTTCTACGCTGCGGCGCGGCTGGCCGATAAGCTGGTCAAATCCACCAAACGCCTGCGGCCGATCGAAGTGGTCGAAACCCTCGACCGCTCGGCCCGGCTGGAGCTCGACCTGCGGCTCGAAGCGGCGGCGATCTCCGAGATGGCCGAGAATATCAAGGACGATACCGGCTTCGTCATCCCCACGGTCTCATGGGATCATGTGGCGCAGAATGTGCTGACCACCTCTTGGGTGGAGGGCATCCCTATCCGCGAGCATGCCGCGCTCGATGCGGCCGGTGTCGATCGCAAGGCGCTCGCGAGCAATCTCTTGCAGAGCTTCCTGCGGCACGCCATTCGCGATGGCTTCTTCCATGCCGACATGCATCCGGGGAACCTCTTTGCCGATCCGCGAACCGGCGACGTCATCGCCGTCGATTTTGGCATTATGGGCCGCATCAACCGCAAGGAACGCCGCTTCCTCGCCGATATCCTCTATGGCTTCATCACCCGCAATTACCGGCTGGTGGCGGAACGCCATTTCGATATCGGCTATGTGCCCAAGGATCAGTCGGTCGACGATTTCGCGCTGGCCATCCGCTCGATCGGCGAGCCGCTGCATGGCCGCACCGCATCGGACATTTCCATGGCCCGGGTGCTCGGCCAGCTCTTCGTCATCACCGACCTGTTCAACATGCAGACCCGCCCCGAACTCGTGTTGCTGCAAAAATCCATGGTGCTGGTGGAAGGCGTGGCGCGCTCGCTCGATCCCCATCTCGATATCTGGACCATTGCCGAGCCCGTCGTGGGTGATTGGCTGCGCAAGGAAGCAGGGCCCCTGGGCCGCATCCAGGACCTGCAGGATCACTTCAAGGTCGCGGCCGAGGCGGCCGGACGGTTGCCTGTCATCATCGCCCAGGCTGAGCTGGCGCTGGCCGATTATCACGCCAACAAGCACCGCCGCCATGACGGGCTGATGCGCGGCGCGATACTGGCGCTGATGGGCATTGCCGGGCTGACGCTCCTGGCGGCGCTGTGGCGGCTGCTGTCGATCACCTCCTGGTAG
- the dnaA gene encoding chromosomal replication initiator protein DnaA, translated as MSAPDSNEAQRELWNRVRARIKASVGVDVFTSWFASLELEEIVDDVVHLSAPTRFLCSWVQSNYAERLLEAFRQDDENVTRIQVTLRVNGQARPRLAQPAAEPVSLAATPVAASAAPQAPSAPRLIRDNTATKGDALSGSAIDQRMTFDTFVAGSANEMALGVARQIATAAANNTVTFNPVYIHSTVGLGKSHLLNAIAHAVQSADATKNIVYLTADHFMYHFITAVQRQSALGFKEWLRRVDLLLIDDMQFLQGKSATEFGHTLGTLLTGAKQVVVAGDAPPRDLEMLDERVRSRLSGGLVVPISGFDLELRRAIVQRRADQSTARFGMHFPAPVIDYISRAVISHGRDLDGAVNRLVAANQLTGELITVPLAEKTLGDLIRSREARRVRIEDILKIVSRHYKVPRNELLSARRSRDVVRPRQIAMFLAKALTSRSLPEIGRRFGGRDHTTVLHSVRKVEQMIKDDVELAQEIELLKRMLEE; from the coding sequence ATGAGCGCTCCCGATTCCAACGAAGCCCAGCGTGAGCTCTGGAACCGGGTCCGCGCACGCATCAAGGCCTCGGTCGGCGTCGACGTCTTTACGTCATGGTTCGCCAGCCTCGAGCTCGAAGAGATCGTCGATGATGTGGTGCACCTGTCGGCCCCCACGCGCTTTCTCTGTTCCTGGGTACAGTCCAATTATGCCGAGCGCCTGCTCGAGGCTTTTCGCCAGGACGATGAAAACGTCACCCGCATTCAGGTAACGTTGCGTGTCAACGGGCAGGCCCGTCCGCGCCTTGCCCAGCCCGCCGCTGAACCCGTCTCTCTCGCCGCAACGCCCGTGGCCGCCAGCGCGGCGCCCCAGGCGCCATCCGCACCGCGCCTCATCCGCGACAATACCGCTACCAAGGGCGATGCCCTCAGCGGCAGCGCCATCGATCAGCGCATGACCTTCGATACCTTTGTTGCCGGTTCGGCCAATGAGATGGCGCTTGGCGTGGCCCGCCAGATCGCGACCGCCGCCGCCAACAACACCGTGACCTTCAATCCGGTCTATATCCATTCCACCGTCGGCCTCGGCAAAAGCCATCTGCTCAATGCCATCGCCCATGCCGTGCAGTCGGCCGATGCGACCAAGAACATCGTCTATCTGACCGCCGACCACTTCATGTACCATTTCATCACCGCCGTGCAGCGCCAGTCGGCGCTCGGCTTCAAGGAATGGCTGCGCCGGGTCGACCTGCTGCTGATCGACGACATGCAATTCCTGCAGGGCAAGTCCGCCACCGAATTCGGCCATACGCTGGGCACCCTGCTGACCGGCGCCAAGCAGGTCGTGGTGGCCGGCGATGCGCCGCCGCGTGATCTCGAAATGCTCGATGAGCGCGTCCGTTCGCGACTCTCGGGCGGTCTCGTCGTGCCGATTTCCGGTTTCGATCTCGAGTTGCGCCGCGCCATTGTACAGCGCCGCGCCGACCAGTCGACCGCCCGCTTCGGCATGCATTTCCCGGCCCCGGTCATCGACTATATTTCCCGCGCCGTCATCAGCCATGGCCGCGACCTCGACGGCGCCGTCAACCGGCTCGTCGCCGCCAACCAGCTCACCGGTGAACTCATCACCGTGCCGCTGGCCGAAAAGACCCTGGGCGACCTGATCCGTTCGCGCGAAGCCCGCCGCGTCCGTATCGAGGACATCCTCAAGATCGTCAGCCGTCACTACAAGGTGCCGCGCAACGAACTGCTCTCGGCGCGCCGCTCGCGTGATGTCGTTCGTCCGCGCCAGATCGCCATGTTCCTGGCCAAGGCGCTGACCTCGCGTTCGCTCCCCGAAATCGGCCGCCGCTTCGGTGGGCGCGATCACACCACCGTCCTCCACTCGGTCCGCAAGGTCGAGCAGATGATCAAGGACGACGTGGAACTGGCGCAGGAGATCGAGCTGTTGAAGCGCATGCTCGAAGAATAA
- the dut gene encoding dUTP diphosphatase yields MSEAVSIGLRWLDHGAGLPLPRQQTAGAAGMDLVAALAAGADIVLAPGKRALVPCGFAMALPLGYEAQVRPRSGLAVKFGVTVLNAPGTIDADYRGEVMVPLINLGEDDFVVRRGDRIAQMVVAPVSAAQFRLTEMLDDTERGANGFGSTGRSVG; encoded by the coding sequence ATGAGCGAGGCAGTTTCGATCGGGCTGCGCTGGCTCGACCATGGCGCCGGCCTGCCGCTGCCGCGGCAGCAGACGGCGGGGGCGGCGGGCATGGATCTGGTCGCGGCCCTGGCGGCTGGCGCCGATATCGTGCTGGCGCCGGGCAAGCGGGCGCTGGTGCCCTGCGGCTTTGCCATGGCGCTGCCCCTGGGCTACGAAGCCCAGGTGCGGCCGCGTTCGGGGCTGGCCGTCAAGTTCGGGGTTACCGTGCTCAATGCGCCGGGCACGATCGATGCGGATTACCGCGGCGAGGTGATGGTGCCGCTGATCAATCTGGGCGAGGACGATTTCGTGGTGCGACGCGGCGACCGCATCGCCCAGATGGTGGTGGCGCCGGTGAGCGCCGCGCAATTCAGGCTGACGGAGATGCTCGATGATACGGAACGCGGCGCCAATGGTTTTGGCTCGACTGGCCGGAGCGTGGGTTAG
- the irrA gene encoding iron response transcriptional regulator IrrA, whose product MTDRTQTARSLPSHKPCLTAVLRMAGLRPTRQRVALAELLFGGPHRHVSAEQLHGEASEAHVNVSLATIYNTLHQFHEAGLLREVAVDASRSYFDTDTSDHHHFYVEDEQRMIDIPASSVEFAALPEAPKGMKVSHVDVVIRVRKALA is encoded by the coding sequence ATGACTGATCGTACCCAGACCGCCCGGTCGCTGCCGTCGCACAAGCCCTGCCTCACCGCGGTGCTGCGCATGGCCGGTCTTCGCCCGACCCGTCAACGCGTAGCGCTTGCCGAGCTTTTGTTCGGTGGGCCGCATCGCCATGTCAGCGCCGAGCAGTTGCATGGCGAGGCCAGCGAGGCTCACGTCAACGTGTCGCTCGCCACCATCTACAATACGCTGCACCAGTTCCACGAGGCTGGGCTATTGCGCGAAGTGGCGGTGGATGCCTCGCGCTCGTATTTTGATACCGACACCTCGGACCATCATCACTTTTACGTGGAGGATGAGCAGCGGATGATCGACATCCCCGCCTCCTCGGTCGAATTCGCGGCCCTGCCCGAAGCCCCCAAAGGCATGAAGGTCAGCCATGTCGACGTGGTCATCCGCGTGCGCAAGGCACTGGCCTAA
- the moeB gene encoding molybdopterin-synthase adenylyltransferase MoeB: MAADPLSPEETRRYARHLVLKGMGGGGQQALKAARVLVVGAGGIGSPVIAYLAGAGVGRLGIVDHDAVSLSNLQRQVIHTSIGMGKAESAERFVHALNPHVAVTVHAEQLDASNAATILGGYDLVLDGTDNLATRRATAAAAEALRLPLVSGAVSMFDGQVTVFAADGPRFGDLYPEEADDTDLPSCEATGILGPLTGVIGTLMAMEAIKLITGIGEPLIRRVLTYDGKGARFSEFSY, from the coding sequence TTGGCCGCTGATCCGCTATCCCCCGAGGAAACCCGCCGCTATGCGCGCCATCTGGTGCTCAAGGGCATGGGTGGCGGCGGTCAGCAGGCGCTGAAAGCCGCGCGCGTGCTGGTGGTGGGCGCAGGTGGCATCGGCAGCCCGGTCATCGCCTATCTGGCGGGCGCGGGCGTCGGACGGTTGGGGATTGTTGACCATGACGCGGTGTCACTCTCCAACCTGCAGCGCCAGGTGATCCATACCAGCATCGGCATGGGCAAGGCCGAGAGCGCGGAGCGTTTTGTCCATGCGCTCAACCCGCATGTCGCCGTGACGGTTCACGCCGAGCAACTGGATGCCAGCAATGCGGCGACGATCCTCGGCGGCTACGACCTGGTCCTCGATGGCACGGACAATCTTGCGACCCGCCGCGCCACGGCCGCTGCGGCGGAGGCCCTGCGCCTGCCGCTGGTTTCAGGGGCTGTCTCGATGTTCGACGGACAGGTGACGGTCTTCGCAGCCGATGGACCGCGCTTCGGCGATCTTTACCCTGAGGAGGCCGACGACACCGACCTGCCGAGCTGCGAGGCGACCGGCATATTGGGGCCACTGACCGGGGTGATCGGCACGCTGATGGCCATGGAAGCCATCAAGCTGATCACCGGCATCGGCGAGCCACTGATTCGGCGCGTGTTGACCTATGACGGCAAGGGCGCACGGTTTAGTGAGTTTTCGTACTGA
- the mutM gene encoding bifunctional DNA-formamidopyrimidine glycosylase/DNA-(apurinic or apyrimidinic site) lyase: MPELPEVETVRRGLEPWLEGARIERVQLNRKDLRFPFPEGLQAALEGTRIVSIGRRAKYLLIKLDSGKTLLSHLGMTGSWRFAEHSIDKPPRYYEPGTEPKHDHMVWDISHPQHGKSHLIYADPRRFGFIDLFDDPAESEYLNELGPEPLGNDFNADEMAAAFKGKKAPIKAALLDQRVVAGLGNIYVAEALHRSHILPDVQAGTLVTSKGKPKAALEDLAHAVRQVLLEAIEVGGSTLRDFRNAEGGSGYFQHRFAVYDREGEPCPTPLCTGTIQRIVQSGRSTFFCPVCQKAP, encoded by the coding sequence ATGCCGGAATTGCCCGAAGTCGAAACCGTCCGCCGCGGCCTTGAGCCCTGGCTCGAAGGCGCGCGCATCGAGCGCGTCCAGCTCAATCGCAAGGACCTGCGCTTCCCCTTTCCCGAGGGGTTGCAGGCGGCGCTCGAAGGAACACGGATCGTCTCGATCGGCCGCCGCGCCAAGTATCTGCTGATCAAACTCGATAGCGGCAAGACCCTGCTGAGCCATCTGGGCATGACCGGCTCCTGGCGCTTCGCCGAGCACAGCATCGACAAGCCGCCGCGCTATTACGAGCCCGGCACCGAGCCCAAGCATGACCACATGGTCTGGGATATTTCCCATCCCCAGCACGGCAAGAGCCACCTCATCTATGCCGATCCGCGCCGCTTCGGCTTCATCGATTTGTTCGACGATCCGGCCGAGAGCGAATATCTCAACGAGCTCGGTCCCGAGCCGCTGGGCAATGACTTCAATGCCGATGAAATGGCCGCCGCCTTCAAGGGCAAGAAGGCGCCGATCAAGGCGGCCCTGCTCGATCAGCGCGTGGTCGCGGGGCTGGGCAATATCTATGTCGCCGAGGCACTGCATCGCAGCCACATCCTGCCCGATGTGCAGGCCGGCACGCTGGTGACGTCAAAGGGCAAGCCCAAGGCGGCGCTGGAAGACCTGGCCCATGCCGTCAGGCAGGTGCTGCTCGAAGCCATCGAGGTCGGCGGCTCCACCCTGCGCGACTTCCGCAATGCCGAAGGCGGCTCGGGCTATTTCCAGCATCGCTTCGCCGTCTATGACCGGGAAGGCGAGCCCTGTCCGACGCCCCTCTGCACGGGCACCATACAGCGCATCGTGCAGTCGGGCCGCTCAACGTTTTTCTGCCCAGTCTGCCAGAAGGCGCCATAG
- a CDS encoding DUF2259 domain-containing protein — MVLARLAGAWVSLLLLATPAWAGDRAGIGFIGYSSTGPYFAYEEFGIQDGSGFAYANLFVLDLDKDSWVKGTPIRKVIEDEASSIAAVRAEVRAEAQPMLDALDFGEPVDIVALNGDGALDTDMQRLRFGRPGYGMADPEQDYELVLSTVEEGIDPPECATWGEDYVSGFALSLTVDGKTAEVYRDTSVPESRGCPQGYRLYAVVTPFESLVAFAPDLTPDMVAIVSVYSMGFEGPDRRFIAVPIGR, encoded by the coding sequence ATGGTTTTGGCTCGACTGGCCGGAGCGTGGGTTAGCCTGCTGTTGCTGGCCACGCCGGCTTGGGCAGGTGACCGGGCCGGCATCGGCTTTATCGGCTATTCGTCGACCGGCCCCTATTTCGCCTATGAGGAATTCGGCATTCAGGATGGCTCGGGCTTCGCCTATGCCAATCTCTTCGTGCTCGACCTGGACAAGGACAGCTGGGTCAAGGGCACGCCGATCCGCAAGGTGATCGAGGACGAGGCCAGCAGTATCGCCGCAGTGCGCGCCGAGGTAAGGGCGGAGGCGCAGCCGATGCTGGACGCGCTGGACTTTGGCGAACCGGTGGACATTGTCGCGCTCAATGGCGATGGCGCGCTCGATACCGACATGCAGAGGCTGCGCTTCGGCCGCCCCGGCTATGGCATGGCCGATCCCGAGCAGGATTACGAGCTGGTGCTGTCGACCGTCGAAGAAGGGATCGACCCGCCCGAATGCGCCACCTGGGGCGAGGACTATGTCAGCGGCTTCGCGCTGAGCCTCACCGTCGACGGCAAGACCGCCGAGGTCTATCGCGACACATCGGTGCCCGAGAGCCGGGGGTGCCCGCAGGGCTATCGGCTCTATGCGGTGGTGACGCCGTTTGAAAGCCTCGTCGCCTTCGCCCCCGACCTGACGCCGGACATGGTGGCCATCGTCTCGGTCTATTCCATGGGCTTCGAGGGTCCGGACCGGCGCTTCATCGCGGTGCCAATTGGCCGCTGA
- the rpsT gene encoding 30S ribosomal protein S20: MANTPSAKKATRKIAARTAVNKSRRSRVRTFIRKVEEAITAGDHKLAMEALAVAAPEINRAATKGIVHANLAARKVSRLNSRVKALSA; encoded by the coding sequence ATGGCCAATACGCCGTCAGCCAAGAAGGCTACCCGCAAGATCGCTGCCCGCACCGCGGTCAACAAGTCGCGCCGCTCGCGCGTCCGCACCTTCATCCGCAAGGTTGAAGAGGCTATCACTGCCGGTGACCACAAGCTGGCGATGGAAGCCCTGGCGGTTGCCGCTCCCGAGATCAACCGCGCTGCGACCAAGGGCATCGTTCATGCCAATCTGGCCGCTCGCAAGGTCAGCCGCCTCAACAGCCGCGTTAAGGCGCTCAGCGCCTGA